The DNA region gaaccattggagcaaatccaactctataatagagttactctattttagagtgaattATAGAGTAAGTTTTTGTGttccattggagatggtcttatcCCTTCTTTATTGGGTAACTTTGATAATGGTCCCCACCACGAATCAAAAACTGTAATATAGTGAACTTTGTGATTCATTATATATGTGATAATGTCTAGATGCACTCGTGAATCTGTATTTGCATAAACTAACTAGCTAAGATTTGTTATATTGAACAGAACTATCCataaatacaaattttgttTGCATATGTAGAAATCAGAATCATCTAGACATGCTTGCATAGTTCAATTTTTTCAGTATACTTGTTAAACAAAACTGACAAGTGTCTTAGGATTTATATGTATACGAGTTTTACCAAAAACACATGTCTTGCGCCAGTAACCAAAAAAAGCACATGATTTGAATTATTTgttgttgtccaaaaaaaagacTTGTCACATGCAAATGGATTGGTCGAGTCAAACACATGCATGATCTCCCCagtgaaaattaagaaaataagtaaactaaaatacaacatatttgCAATAATCACTTGTGGTATATATTAAGAcctaattgttttcttttttaactacCGTTTTAAAAAGTCAACTCATCAATTGCCGCGTATAACCAATAGTTCGAGTCTTAAAATACTCTTGAAAAGGGAGTAGGATATAATATATCTTACGTGATTGCTAGGACGTGAGTTAATCAGTTTTCTCACGAATTGATATGAGTTGTCACATTGAATACATGGTTGCATGCAATAGTAAACGCGTTGTTAGAGAGCTTTGaagttttctttgaaaaaaagcCGTGTACGTTATCTGTTGCGTTAGAGTAATGACCCAATTCGAGATTACTTGTAAGCAAAACTAGAAAgttcatatacatatttaaatgtcTTATGCTCACCGGTGTATCctatcatttcaaaattttgacatATTTTCATATCTAGTTTGATAAAGACAGATTTTGATTGCTTTTCTTGGAATTAAAGAAGATCGATCATGAAACCATCAACAACCTTTAAAAGGTATCTATTGTCCTATTCAAACTTATCTTTAACAGGAACTGTAGGGTTATAGCCAAAtatgaggttttttttttgagactCTCAAATGATATAACGAATCATAATGTTTAATATGAATCGAGCGTGCgttaaaattctaaaaactcAGTTATGAGCTgagattgttgttgttgttgttgctgctgctgctgctgctgctgctgctgtgtTTACTGATTTCAGAAGTTGTTGAAAACATTAATGTCACAATACATGCCAGGTATCAATTAAATGTTCGAAGTGTTTGCATAAAAGACGATGACTTGTTAAGTGGATTTTATCATCTCTTGGCACATGCATTAAGAAAAGTCAAAGACCAAGTAACACGCTCACAAGTGTACTGAGTTAAAATGCCGTAGCAGTAAAGGTCTGTACAAATTGAGTAGTGTTTTGTCACTGCAAGTGCAGGTGATTGTCTTTTTCTGGAATCATTTgatcatattttgttttttttttttttttttttgatcataTTTGATATGATCATATTCTGTTTCTCATTACTTTATTTGTTctagatatattttaaatttgttcacacattaaaaaaatgacattcatattataaatacatcatTTCATGTAATTATCAATttgcaataaaataaaattaatagtaatttaatAAAGTCAATTAATTTTActgaaatttataattatttaaaaatacaaataactTTACATGTCgagaaaaacatatatatatgttcttaaTCTAAGGGTTCACATTAACCAATGAGCTCTCTAAACAAGTCAGCCATTAACCAATCACCAATGAGCTCTCTAAACAAGTCAGTCATAAGGGTAtttaaaaaggaataaaatgaagtataaaataaaaatattttactccTGCCCCGGTTCTcattctataataaaataaaagatgagtTTATTCTATagaataatctattttttttattcattactCTATTATAAGTGAAAAATGAATAtgattgaattatttttaatccatattctattttactctgttttaaagaaaaaaaaagaattttacattgaaaatactctaaaaacATCTCCAactcattattatttttgtttttataacacatttttatttcttcttttataatagaaatctctaaatagaagaaaaaataacattcttctatttatattctatatttagagattattattttataagaacACATTTGAGTATATCTCATATCTATCATAGAATTACTTTCTTTTATAagtgaaaataacaaaatacattggagatggtttAAGGTGAACTGGAGTTAAAATTGATAGAGCGAGTGGGAAATAGAATCGTGAGTAGGCCTGAGCACAGGTCAAATACTAgcatatttttttagtatttgtgatttgcttcgtacTTCACGGATATCCGATTTTTCGATTTGTTTCGTTTCAGAAAAATACGGATTTTTGATTTTCTGGATATCCaacttttttctatatttttgaatattcaCATATATTTTACGGATACTTCATCCACTTTATTCAATACaagtaaatctaaaaaaatataaccaatttattttttagaaatataatttacattaaaataaagcaaagtaaataattaatgaaactatatgttttataaaaaaaaattaataattttttattaaaaaatattttataaaagttgtagttttatataaagattttatattctttttatttagtaCTTTTATAAGTaacttctaaaataaaatttaataaattatatgttaaataataatataattgtatACATTTAGAACTCTATATTtaatcgtatatatatatatatatatttgtataaaaatcggagtatatagaatattcatctctaatttttttaatatttgtgatttgcttcatttttaatgaatattgATTTGTactatttgttttatttaaaaaacttacgaatattcaatttttttggaTCGAACAGCATCGAATAAccaatcaaataaaatttaccGGATAAAATACCCAGCTTTATCCTTATCGTGAGCTTGTTTTAATTTGActtgtttataaaattacaaagaCAAATACTTTACAAGCATGGGGCTATTCTACGGTTATATAGACTGTTGTTGTTACAGACAAGTGGAGCTCGGCTGCTCGAGACAGAAAATACGATAATAGAAGTAAACATTGGTTAAAACTTTCTACTAtttattcatttgtttagtCGGAATCCTCTCGTGGTACATTGGATCCGGTATCTCTCGTTCCTTCACTTGTCCAATATTTGATAGATAATACATTCATGCGGTGTTCTCTTGTCGTCTTTCCTATATCGGTTTCCCCTCAAATAATTGtcttctctttaaaaaaaattataatatgagaAGGTATAGGATTCTAAGTGAGATCTGATGTTCTCGAAAGAACAATTCCAACAAGttcatgtttattttattttttatttgaatagtTCACGTTTTTAGTATGATGAACAGAGTACCTACCAGTCCACAACTTCGATCCACTTTCCCTTATCTTAAGTGATAGGATTGTGTTGACCAAAAATAAAAGGTGATAGGAttgtaattagtttttttttcttttgtctttggcTTACAGGTTAGGATAATAAATTGGTTGATAATACTACTCCACTGTATTGGTACTTGATCCGATATTTGAACCAAGTACACAATTCAAATATGAGTTCGATAGGTaggcaaaaaagaaaaagtatttAAAACGTTATTCTTTTAGGATAGGAACTGTGACCTCACAAAATGAATGTTTGAGAAATGAACTATAGCTTGGACCACCGCAAAAGTATATACATGTAGGACAGAAGTCTCGTCATTTGATTGTTTAATAATGTCTAGTGAGTGCTTTCAGGTTCTGCTTAAATTAAGAAACGCACTAACACACACCTGAAATGACGTCCCCTAATCTTAAACTTTATGAATTATTAGGTTAAAAGTTCTTTGGATTTatgtttacaaatatatttatgttaacaAAAGAATTAAATAATTACCGCCTTCTTTTTCAAATTGAGTAAATCTCAAACATACCCCCATATACATACCGGAAGCCAAAACCGGTTAGTAACAGAAAAAACAATAACGACTTGTATGCTATTTGGTTTGTGTTAGTGGGATTCATGCTATTGCTACAAACAGCTGTGGCTGCATATCATCTAAAGCCATCAGATAATCACCATGTCTCAGGAGGCATTGACCAAAACGACCCCAGCGTCCCAACACCTTCAGCCACGGGAACTGAACCGAGTCCAGCTTCCGTTTGTTGAGCCAGAAAAGCTTGAATTTCATCATCTATGTTGTTATAGTAAGCTGTTGGTTGAGGCTGAGGAAGTGTTTGAGCTTGTCCCTGAACCGGCATATAATTATAAGCTGTTGGCTGAGGAAGTGTTTGAGCTTGTGTCTGAACCGGCTGAGTAGGTCGAATGGTCATGTGGTCATACCCCGTGGAACCGGGCATTAGACTGCCTCTCATACGGATCTGTCCTGTGTTAGCAGGAGTCAAATTCATGGACTCACGCGACGATGCTGCGCCACCAAGATTCCGTCTTTGAACAGGTGTTTGCATGTGTCTCTGGACGGAGGTCCCTCCATAGTTGTTGACACCCAAAGTTTGGGGATGTGTAATGGAAGATGGGATCGATCTTTCCTGCACAGTGGACATGCTCCTGGTGGGAAGCCTCTGGTTCTGCAAACAGATGGGaacataatttttaaacagAAAGAATAACAAAAGAATAACAATTGAGTACATATGGATGACGAACCTGCATTGCATACTGGTGATGATTCAACGGAGGAGGCATGGGTGTCAATGGAGTTTGAGTTGTGCTATTTCCATATATATGACTCCATCTCTCCATCAAATCAGTGGTTCTTCCGAGACAATTTCTAAGGGGGGTAACATGTGACCCTTGAAACTGAGAAGACTGAGCACCAGGCATTGATATGTGAAAGCTGGGAGTATTTGTAGCTAATCTTCTATCTTGCGGATATGGGTTGGTACGAATGGCATCTCTTACTGCTGAGTCTCGACTGTTTCCTACTTGCGTAGAGTTGATGAAGTGTTGCTGCCCATCAACTATATTCAAAGTTTGTGGCAACTCTGGCAGTGCGTCGGTTGAAGGAGAAGACAGACCCCGGATCTCGGATACACAAGGCTTCTGTTCATTGACTTGAGTGCCTCCGGATGTTTCCATTTCATCCTCATCTCTGGTAAGATCCAAAACAGTAGGCCCCAGGTTTTGGAAACTAGTTGGGTCCATGTTTTCATGAGTGGTTTCCCGCACACCTCCCGCATTCTCACCGTTCTCCGTTACAACCCTCCATGATCCATCAGCAGAGATAACCACATCCCTAGCATTACATCCCACCTCTTCTAGAATCTGTGGATATTGGACAATGTTGTTTATCCAGCGTAGGATGTCAAAAGATATACCACCAAAGCAACAGTAGTAAGATGCTTTACCTTTATCATGTTTTGATCTACACGGATGTCAGTATAGCAAACAGACTGATTGCAATGCGGGCAGCGCCATGATGGTATTCTCGTATTTATTTTGACGTAGTTCCAGAAATCAAAACACTGCaacagaaaataacaaaatgttATAGTTTCTCATACTAAACAGATATCGGAACACAAGACTGATACTATCATTTCTCGTACTAAACAGAAAGTGTGTCACCTGAAGATGTTTACAGGCATGACCCTTCACAGGAAGTTGGAAACGTGTGCGGCTGTTACAATGGTGATGGTTAGATCTTTTAAAGGTTAAGGTAACTGTGAAAGCAATTTCTTGAGATGTAAATCTAGAATAGCATCCCCGTACCTGATAGGACAGCTGAGAGAGATCCTTGATGGGCCCACAATTATGTCACAATCtacagaaaaaatgaaaaagacaaacagcGGTTGATCTAGAGAAGAGTTTTCTCAGAAAAAGTGTTTGAATGCAAAATGACTACATGACTTCATTGTGGAATATAAAATACACATTAAGCGAATGGTTTCTTATCCTAGTGACTATTAGCTCTTGAATTTACCTGAATTTGATTCAATGACTTCAGAATGAATATAATCTTTCAGCAACGGATTCGCCGGCAGTGCTAAGGTATCGAATAAAGCAATAATAATGAAGTAACTACCTGTAGCAAATGAATATCTGTTTATTATCGCTGAAAATGAGAAGACGAAAAGAAGATGATGGAAAGAATATCGATTCAACGGAAACCTCCAAA from Raphanus sativus cultivar WK10039 unplaced genomic scaffold, ASM80110v3 Scaffold3665, whole genome shotgun sequence includes:
- the LOC108821764 gene encoding E4 SUMO-protein ligase PIAL1, whose protein sequence is MVTPTSYTLNHRSEVESNKEFHAYCFSLANRIDASIGNDEVPVDAQHLAKALNQVFRRRCDDETKAVIMVLMISVKTACGLGWFPERESQELLVLVDSMWKGFSGPENVASGLNSPVSLIPQVMERYYPFTKLGQILVSSESEAESNIMLKDFHISKKMLQHSPKQKVGLFVFRTEDISKSSCIIHPQEVSFLLNGKGVEKRYGLSKDSGPQCLTNVTSLLNAGSNLLQAIGCFGGSYFIIIALFDTLALPANPLLKDYIHSEVIESNSDCDIIVGPSRISLSCPISRTRFQLPVKGHACKHLQCFDFWNYVKINTRIPSWRCPHCNQSVCYTDIRVDQNMIKILEEVGCNARDVVISADGSWRVVTENGENAGGVRETTHENMDPTSFQNLGPTVLDLTRDEDEMETSGGTQVNEQKPCVSEIRGLSSPSTDALPELPQTLNIVDGQQHFINSTQVGNSRDSAVRDAIRTNPYPQDRRLATNTPSFHISMPGAQSSQFQGSHVTPLRNCLGRTTDLMERWSHIYGNSTTQTPLTPMPPPLNHHQYAMQNQRLPTRSMSTVQERSIPSSITHPQTLGVNNYGGTSVQRHMQTPVQRRNLGGAASSRESMNLTPANTGQIRMRGSLMPGSTGYDHMTIRPTQPVQTQAQTLPQPTAYNYMPVQGQAQTLPQPQPTAYYNNIDDEIQAFLAQQTEAGLGSVPVAEGVGTLGSFWSMPPETW